Proteins from one Daphnia pulicaria isolate SC F1-1A chromosome 3, SC_F0-13Bv2, whole genome shotgun sequence genomic window:
- the LOC124328346 gene encoding ATP-dependent RNA helicase WM6, with amino-acid sequence MADNEDLLDYEDEEATEQVAVEGAGDAPAKKEVKGTYVSIHSSGFRDFLLKPEILRAIVDCGFEHPSEVQHECIPQAVLGMDVLCQAKSGMGKTAVFVLATLQQLEMVENQVSVLVLCHTRELAFQISKEYERFSKYMTTIKVGVFFGGLNIAKDEQTLKSNCPHIVVGTPGRILALVRSKKLNLRTLKHFVLDECDKMLEALDMRRDVQEIFRNTPHEKQVMMFSATLSKEIRPVCKKFMQDPMEVYVDDESKLTLHGLQQHYVKLKDNEKNRKLFELLDVLEFNQVVIFVKSIQRCMALCQLLGEQNFPAIAIHRSMTQEERLSRYQQFKDFKKRILVATDLFGRGMDIERVNIVFNYDMPENSDSYLHRVARAGRFGTKGLGITFVSDENDAKVLNDVQERFDVSITPLPDEIDLSSYIEGR; translated from the exons ATGGCAGACAACGAAGATCTTTTGGATTACGAAGATGAGGAGGCGACGGAACAAGTAGCCGTTGAAGGAGCTGGAGATGCCCCAGCGAAGAAAGAAGTTAAAGGCACATACGTATCCATTCACAGCTCTGGTTTTCGAGATTTTCTGCTCAAGCCGGAAATTTTGAGAGCTATCGTTGACTGTGGTTTTGAACATCCTTCTGaag TTCAGCATGAGTGTATTCCTCAGGCTGTTTTGGGAATGGATGTCTTGTGTCAAGCCAAATCTGGTATGGGTAAGACTGCTGTTTTCGTATTGGCCACCCTCCAACAGTTGGAAATGGTGGAAAATCAGGTTTCTGTTCTTGTCCTGTGCCATACACGAGAGCTAGCTTTCCAGATCTCCAAGGAATATGAACGTTTTTCCAAGTACATGACTACCATCAAG gtTGGTGTATTCTTTGGTGGTTTAAATATTGCCAAAGATGAGCAAactttgaaatcaaattgccCTCACATTGTGGTTGGAACCCCTGGTCGTATCCTGGCGCTGGTCCGCTCGAAGAAACTAAACCTCCGCACACTTAAGCACTTCGTTCTTGACGAATGTGACAAAATGCTTGAAGCTCTAG ACATGCGTCGAGACGTGCAGGAGATTTTCCGCAACACACCTCATGAAAAACAAGTGATGATGTTCAGCGCCACGCTGAGCAAGGAGATCCGTCCTGTCTGCAAAAAGTTTATGCAAGAT CCAATGGAAGTATACGTTGACGACGAGTCCAAACTCACTCTGCACGGTCTCCAGCAGCACTATGTCAAACTAAAGGACAACGAGAAGAACCGAAAATTATTTGAGCTGCTTGACGTACTTGAGTTTAACCAG GTCGTTATCTTCGTCAAATCCATTCAGCGTTGTATGGCGCTCTGCCAGTTGCTAGGCGAGCAAAACTTCCCTGCCATCGCCATTCACCGTAGCATGACTCAGGAAGAACGTTTGTCGCGTTACCAACAGTTCAAAGATTTCAAAAAG cgaaTTTTGGTAGCTACAGATTTGTTCGGTCGTGGCATGGACATTGAACGTGTCAATATCGTTTTTAACTACGACATGCCTGAAAACTCAGACTCGTACCTGCATCGTGTCGCTCGCGCTGGTCGTTTTGGAACTAAA gGATTGGGAATCACATTTGTAAGTGATGAGAACGATGCTAAAGTTTTGAATGACGTTCAAGAACGTTTCGACGTTAGCATCACACCGTTGCCAGATGAGATTGATTTGTCATCCTATA ttgagGGACGTTAA